One segment of Radiobacillus kanasensis DNA contains the following:
- a CDS encoding quaternary amine ABC transporter ATP-binding protein: protein MSNEKIKIDHVSKIFGPKPKSVINLVEQGMTKAEILEETGHTVGVYDASMEINEGEIFVIMGLSGSGKSTLIRCFNLLNKPTGGAIYVDGENIVEYNPTKLKKFRQDKIAMVFQHFGLFDHRTVLGNIEYGLEIKGIPKEEREKIARENLEIVGLKGYEDKYPDELSGGMQQRVGLARALTNDPDILLMDEPFSALDPLIRRDMQLELLDIQERLKKTIIFITHDVNEAFKLGDRVAVMKDGKVVQVGSPEEIIAEPANDYISNFIKDIDRSKVLQADHVMSNLSALVSLKDGLNVAVKEMEQNGISSVFVVDRSRRLQGIVTIDQAIQGIKNKQSLEDVLDTNVTKVTRDEYVNDLIPKALESKFPLAVVGEDNRLEGYILRVHVLSGLVAEDVEESKEYHGYYQPSDTTNI from the coding sequence ATGAGTAACGAAAAGATAAAAATAGACCATGTATCAAAAATATTTGGTCCGAAGCCAAAGTCGGTTATTAATCTAGTAGAACAAGGCATGACAAAAGCAGAAATTTTAGAAGAAACTGGACATACGGTAGGAGTTTATGATGCTTCGATGGAAATCAATGAAGGTGAAATTTTTGTTATCATGGGGCTTTCCGGAAGTGGGAAATCTACATTAATCCGTTGCTTTAATTTATTAAATAAGCCAACAGGTGGGGCGATTTATGTAGATGGAGAGAATATCGTAGAATATAACCCTACAAAACTTAAAAAATTTCGTCAAGACAAGATTGCGATGGTGTTCCAACACTTTGGATTATTTGATCATAGAACTGTTCTAGGTAATATTGAGTATGGCTTAGAAATTAAAGGTATTCCTAAGGAAGAACGAGAAAAAATTGCCAGAGAAAACCTTGAAATCGTAGGGTTGAAAGGGTATGAGGACAAATACCCTGATGAACTTTCTGGTGGAATGCAGCAACGGGTTGGACTTGCTAGAGCATTGACTAATGACCCGGATATTTTGCTGATGGATGAACCTTTTAGTGCCCTGGATCCGTTGATTCGCCGTGATATGCAGCTTGAACTTTTGGATATTCAAGAACGCCTCAAAAAAACGATTATCTTTATTACACATGATGTGAATGAAGCATTTAAGCTTGGGGATCGCGTCGCTGTCATGAAGGATGGAAAAGTCGTTCAAGTCGGTTCTCCAGAGGAAATTATTGCAGAACCAGCTAATGATTATATTTCTAATTTCATTAAAGATATCGATCGCTCCAAAGTACTTCAAGCCGACCATGTAATGAGCAATCTTTCCGCATTAGTTTCGTTGAAAGATGGCTTGAATGTGGCGGTCAAGGAAATGGAGCAAAATGGGATTTCTAGTGTTTTTGTTGTCGATCGTAGTCGGCGCTTACAAGGAATTGTGACCATTGATCAAGCAATTCAAGGTATTAAAAACAAACAAAGCTTAGAGGATGTTCTTGATACGAATGTTACAAAGGTCACCAGAGATGAGTATGTTAACGACTTAATTCCAAAAGCATTGGAATCCAAATTCCCACTGGCCGTAGTAGGTGAGGATAACCGCTTAGAAGGTTACATCCTGCGTGTTCACGTTCTTTCTGGTCTTGTAGCAGAGGACGTAGAGGAAAGTAAAGAGTATCATGGGTATTATCAGCCTAGCGATACGACGAATATATAA
- a CDS encoding ABC transporter substrate-binding protein, with protein sequence MKKVFVGVSLLLLFILAACGGSGGGDGEESLDKIVLADAGWDSIRFHNAVAQTIMEEGYGYETEVKPGSTAATIQGLREGDINVYMEVWTDNIKEVYNEAIEAGDFENVSTNFDDNTQGLYVPTYVIEGDEERGIEPMAPDLKTVADLKNYPELFEDPEDPGKGRLINAPSGWAVAETITQKFETYGLGETFNNFMPGSDAAIVTSLADAYDSGEAWVGYYWSPTAVTAMYDLTLLEEPPYDEETWKENKGTEFPPNDVIVATHKDFKDQAPEVYEFLKNYETSSALTEEALVYMNENEASAEDAAVWWIKEHEDLWTKWVPEDIATKVKDSL encoded by the coding sequence ATGAAGAAGGTATTTGTAGGTGTTTCATTATTATTGTTGTTTATTCTTGCTGCCTGCGGTGGGTCAGGAGGTGGAGATGGCGAAGAGTCTTTGGATAAAATTGTACTAGCTGATGCGGGTTGGGATAGCATCCGTTTTCACAACGCTGTAGCGCAAACCATCATGGAAGAAGGATATGGGTACGAGACAGAAGTGAAACCTGGATCAACTGCTGCAACAATTCAAGGCTTACGTGAAGGTGACATAAATGTGTACATGGAAGTATGGACAGACAATATTAAAGAAGTGTACAACGAAGCAATTGAAGCTGGGGATTTTGAAAATGTGTCTACGAACTTCGATGACAACACACAAGGACTTTATGTTCCAACGTATGTGATTGAAGGAGATGAGGAGCGTGGTATTGAACCAATGGCTCCAGATTTGAAAACAGTTGCTGATTTAAAAAACTATCCAGAACTATTTGAAGATCCGGAAGATCCTGGTAAAGGTCGTTTAATCAATGCTCCAAGTGGTTGGGCGGTAGCTGAAACAATCACACAAAAATTTGAAACGTATGGACTTGGAGAAACGTTTAACAACTTTATGCCAGGTTCTGATGCTGCAATCGTGACTTCTTTGGCGGATGCGTATGATTCTGGAGAAGCTTGGGTTGGATACTATTGGTCTCCAACAGCAGTAACTGCTATGTACGACTTAACATTACTAGAAGAGCCTCCATATGATGAGGAAACCTGGAAAGAAAATAAAGGGACTGAGTTCCCTCCAAATGATGTAATAGTAGCCACACACAAGGACTTCAAAGACCAAGCACCAGAGGTCTACGAATTTCTGAAGAACTATGAAACGAGCAGCGCGTTAACAGAAGAAGCGCTTGTTTATATGAACGAAAATGAAGCTTCTGCAGAAGATGCTGCTGTTTGGTGGATAAAAGAACACGAGGATCTATGGACAAAGTGGGTTCCCGAAGACATTGCAACTAAAGTAAAAGATTCTCTATAA
- a CDS encoding ABC transporter ATP-binding protein, translating into MFQVFKKLDWFFKKYWKRYTFAITALIIGSLIEIIPPRLIGMAIDEIQFNTLTMDRIVEILLIFGGLIIASYSINFLWDYTLFSGAMIMERTMRSRLMGHFLRMTPTFFGKNRTGDLMARSTNDLKAISLTTGFGVLTLVDSSVFMLMIIAMMGFSISWKLTIAALIPLPIMAVVMHKYGNVIHNRFTKAQAAFGEMNNDVLESIRGVRVLRAFAQETHDSDRFQVMTEDVYEKNIAVAKIDALFEPTMKILVGLSYTIGLGYGATLVFQNTLTLGELVSFNVYLGMLIWPMFAVGELINVMQRGNASLDRVNETLDYKADVEDPQHPQLVGSLNSIEFEGVSFQYPDTEEPQLSHINLKVEQGETIGVVGKTGSGKTTLFRLLLREYPGVTGSLRLSGVSIDELPLEVTRGWIGYVPQEQIMFSRTIRENIQFGKSEATDEEIYRVMEMAHFLDDIKNLPKGLDTKVGESGVTLSGGQKQRVALARAFIKDPNLLLLDDALSAVDGKTETLIINHLKQERKGKTTFITAHRMSAVQHADQIIVLDDGKIVERGTHDELMKTEGWYCEQYKLQQLEEQEVSS; encoded by the coding sequence ATGTTTCAAGTGTTTAAGAAGTTAGATTGGTTTTTTAAAAAATATTGGAAAAGATACACATTTGCGATAACCGCACTTATAATTGGAAGCTTGATTGAGATAATCCCACCTCGATTAATTGGAATGGCGATTGATGAAATTCAATTTAATACGCTAACGATGGATCGTATAGTGGAGATTTTACTTATCTTCGGTGGGCTTATCATCGCAAGCTATTCTATCAATTTTTTATGGGATTATACATTATTTAGTGGAGCAATGATTATGGAGCGCACCATGCGCTCCCGTTTAATGGGGCACTTTTTACGGATGACCCCAACCTTTTTTGGAAAGAACCGGACAGGAGATTTAATGGCCAGATCTACCAATGATTTAAAAGCCATTTCCTTAACTACAGGCTTTGGTGTTTTAACATTAGTAGATTCTAGTGTCTTTATGTTGATGATTATTGCCATGATGGGCTTTTCAATTAGCTGGAAGTTAACAATTGCAGCACTCATTCCACTTCCAATTATGGCAGTGGTCATGCATAAGTATGGGAATGTGATCCATAATCGCTTTACGAAAGCACAAGCAGCTTTCGGGGAAATGAATAACGATGTGCTGGAATCCATTCGAGGAGTTCGCGTTTTACGGGCATTCGCACAAGAGACTCATGATAGTGATAGATTTCAAGTGATGACGGAAGATGTTTATGAGAAAAATATTGCGGTTGCCAAGATTGATGCGCTTTTCGAACCAACGATGAAAATATTAGTAGGCTTATCTTATACAATAGGTCTAGGATACGGGGCAACCTTAGTGTTTCAAAATACGTTAACACTTGGGGAACTCGTATCCTTCAACGTGTACCTAGGGATGTTAATTTGGCCAATGTTTGCAGTGGGCGAGCTAATCAACGTCATGCAAAGGGGAAATGCTTCCCTTGATCGTGTGAATGAAACTTTAGACTATAAAGCTGATGTGGAAGATCCGCAGCATCCACAGTTAGTTGGTAGTTTGAATTCCATAGAATTTGAGGGTGTGAGTTTCCAATATCCGGACACGGAGGAACCACAGCTGTCTCATATTAACTTGAAAGTGGAACAAGGAGAGACGATTGGAGTAGTAGGAAAAACTGGGTCTGGAAAAACAACCTTATTCCGATTACTGCTACGTGAATATCCAGGAGTAACTGGCTCTCTTCGTTTGTCTGGAGTCTCGATTGATGAACTTCCATTAGAAGTAACGAGAGGTTGGATTGGATATGTACCGCAGGAACAAATTATGTTCTCGCGTACCATTCGAGAAAACATTCAGTTTGGAAAAAGTGAGGCAACGGATGAAGAGATTTATCGTGTGATGGAGATGGCTCATTTTCTAGACGATATTAAAAATTTGCCTAAGGGATTGGACACAAAAGTCGGAGAGAGCGGGGTCACTCTTTCCGGTGGTCAAAAACAACGTGTTGCCTTGGCACGTGCATTTATTAAAGACCCAAACCTATTGTTGCTTGATGATGCCTTATCAGCCGTAGATGGAAAAACAGAAACATTGATCATTAACCATCTCAAGCAAGAGAGAAAAGGAAAAACAACCTTTATTACAGCTCATCGAATGTCAGCTGTTCAGCATGCTGACCAGATTATTGTACTCGATGATGGAAAAATTGTAGAGCGTGGTACGCATGACGAACTCATGAAGACAGAGGGTTGGTATTGTGAGCAGTATAAACTGCAGCAGTTAGAGGAACAGGAGGTGAGCTCCTAA
- a CDS encoding aldo/keto reductase — protein sequence MGLANSVQTLHNGVKIPSVGLGVYKIEGNGVYDAVKSAIDLGYRHIDTASFYENEEGVGRAVKDSGVEREELFITTKVWNDQQGYENTMEAFDLSLNKLGLDYVDLYLVHWPVPGKYKETWKALEDIYRSGKAKAIGVSNFLPHHLEDLLKSAEIKPMANQIELHPQLSQLETREYCKKHDIIVEAWAPLGKASYFDHPVLQQLSEKHGKTPAQIIVRWDYQHGIVTIPKSTKAERQKENADIFDFELSGEDMELIDGMNEDKRIGAHPDKFNY from the coding sequence ATGGGTTTAGCTAATTCTGTGCAAACATTACATAATGGAGTGAAAATCCCTTCTGTCGGTTTAGGTGTGTACAAAATTGAGGGGAATGGGGTATATGATGCTGTAAAATCAGCAATTGATCTTGGCTATCGTCATATCGATACAGCTTCCTTTTATGAAAATGAAGAAGGTGTGGGTCGTGCCGTGAAGGATAGTGGAGTTGAACGTGAAGAGCTCTTTATTACAACGAAGGTTTGGAACGATCAACAAGGCTATGAAAATACGATGGAAGCATTTGATTTAAGTTTAAATAAGCTGGGATTGGACTATGTCGATCTTTATTTAGTGCACTGGCCAGTTCCGGGGAAATATAAAGAAACGTGGAAAGCACTGGAGGATATTTATCGAAGTGGAAAGGCCAAAGCAATAGGGGTAAGTAATTTTCTACCACACCATTTGGAAGACCTTTTAAAAAGTGCGGAGATTAAACCAATGGCCAATCAAATCGAACTGCATCCACAATTGTCCCAATTGGAAACGCGTGAATACTGCAAGAAACATGATATTATCGTGGAAGCATGGGCCCCATTAGGGAAAGCATCTTATTTTGATCACCCAGTTCTACAGCAACTTTCGGAAAAGCATGGAAAAACTCCAGCTCAAATCATTGTAAGATGGGATTATCAGCACGGGATCGTGACCATTCCAAAATCAACGAAAGCAGAACGTCAAAAAGAGAATGCGGATATCTTTGATTTTGAACTTTCAGGAGAAGATATGGAATTAATAGATGGTATGAATGAAGATAAACGAATTGGAGCACACCCAGATAAATTTAATTATTGA
- a CDS encoding MarR family winged helix-turn-helix transcriptional regulator, which yields MNKLELHELIELYTSTMNEVNRRVNVIMNDKVHQELTTDQFGTLRFLDKHQPTTSTEIANEFSIGKSAVTAQVNRLFERGLIDRRRDEEDRRIVYLQLTEKGKALVEEGTERLYEVLGDILTQFSKEEVTTFVHSLEKLVTILRER from the coding sequence ATGAACAAGCTCGAGCTACATGAACTCATTGAGCTTTACACCTCAACGATGAATGAAGTAAACCGTAGAGTTAATGTGATCATGAATGATAAAGTACATCAGGAGCTAACAACCGACCAATTCGGAACCTTACGATTTCTTGACAAGCACCAACCAACGACCAGCACGGAAATCGCTAATGAATTCTCCATTGGGAAGAGCGCAGTCACAGCTCAGGTTAACCGTCTTTTTGAAAGAGGGCTAATTGATCGTCGTCGTGACGAAGAGGATCGACGTATTGTGTATTTACAGCTCACTGAAAAAGGAAAAGCGCTTGTAGAAGAAGGAACAGAAAGATTATATGAAGTACTTGGGGATATTTTGACACAATTTAGTAAAGAAGAAGTAACGACTTTCGTTCATTCTTTAGAAAAACTCGTTACTATACTTAGAGAAAGATAG
- a CDS encoding beta-class carbonic anhydrase → MLLDDVLSFNQKFVEEELYVPYEVEGLPKKRAVVLSCMDTRLIELLPNAMNIKNGDVKMVKNAGGIITSPFDSVVRSILIALYMLEADEVFIIGHHRCGMGKLEGEAVLDRMKKRGVSEEKVQTLEHAGLDLKQWLKGFDTVEASVQNSVEILRNHPLLPAGTPVHGLVIDPKTGKLDLVERGY, encoded by the coding sequence ATGTTATTAGATGATGTATTATCCTTTAACCAGAAATTTGTAGAAGAGGAATTGTATGTTCCATATGAGGTGGAAGGGCTGCCGAAAAAACGAGCAGTTGTATTAAGCTGCATGGATACACGACTCATCGAACTTCTACCAAACGCAATGAACATTAAAAACGGGGACGTTAAAATGGTAAAAAACGCCGGCGGAATCATTACGAGCCCTTTTGATAGTGTCGTTCGCAGTATTCTTATCGCGCTTTATATGCTAGAAGCAGATGAAGTCTTCATTATCGGACATCACCGTTGCGGAATGGGTAAATTAGAAGGAGAAGCTGTACTAGATCGCATGAAAAAACGCGGTGTTTCCGAAGAAAAGGTGCAAACATTGGAGCATGCTGGACTAGATTTAAAACAGTGGTTAAAAGGTTTTGACACAGTTGAAGCGTCTGTACAAAATAGTGTGGAGATTTTACGGAACCACCCTCTGCTTCCAGCAGGTACACCGGTTCACGGACTAGTTATTGATCCGAAGACTGGGAAGCTTGATTTGGTAGAGCGCGGATATTAA
- a CDS encoding ABC transporter permease: protein MMNFPDIQSNLGKYVEEFVEFLDESLAGLFDFIFFIASRSINGIEAFLNMIPWWVFILLIVLLGWYFRSLTSGIIYGIFIFLIGTFGLWEEMMMTISVVMTAVIISLLIGIPLGIWMAFSKKFSMVMRPLLDAMQTMPSFVYLIPAIFFFGLGNVSAIFATLIYALPPVIRLTELAIRGVDPEVIESAQSFGSSKWQMLKKVQLPQALPTIMAGVNQTTMMALAMVVIASMVGAQGLGEQVLISINRIDIALGFEAGISIVFLAIIIDRISGGVADRFQKHRRAK from the coding sequence ATGATGAATTTTCCTGACATTCAAAGTAACTTAGGTAAGTATGTAGAAGAATTCGTTGAATTCCTGGACGAATCATTAGCTGGTTTATTTGATTTTATCTTTTTTATTGCTTCACGTTCCATTAACGGAATCGAAGCATTTCTAAACATGATTCCTTGGTGGGTATTTATTTTATTAATCGTTTTACTTGGGTGGTATTTCCGCTCCTTAACATCCGGTATTATTTACGGTATCTTTATTTTCTTAATTGGCACGTTCGGTTTGTGGGAAGAGATGATGATGACGATATCTGTTGTGATGACGGCTGTTATCATATCTTTACTCATCGGGATTCCTCTAGGTATTTGGATGGCGTTTAGTAAAAAATTCTCAATGGTTATGAGACCGTTACTCGATGCCATGCAAACCATGCCTAGTTTCGTGTATCTAATCCCTGCTATCTTTTTCTTCGGACTGGGAAATGTCTCGGCAATCTTCGCAACTTTAATCTACGCACTACCTCCAGTTATTCGTTTAACGGAATTAGCGATCAGAGGGGTCGATCCAGAAGTGATTGAATCGGCACAATCTTTTGGTTCCTCTAAATGGCAAATGCTGAAAAAGGTTCAATTGCCACAAGCATTACCAACTATTATGGCGGGTGTAAACCAAACGACGATGATGGCATTAGCTATGGTCGTTATTGCTTCCATGGTTGGGGCACAAGGACTTGGAGAACAAGTGCTTATCTCGATTAACCGAATTGACATTGCGTTAGGGTTTGAAGCAGGTATTAGTATCGTATTTTTAGCCATTATCATTGATCGAATCTCCGGCGGTGTAGCGGATCGATTCCAAAAGCATAGGAGGGCTAAATAA